One genomic region from Clostridium saccharobutylicum DSM 13864 encodes:
- a CDS encoding LysR family transcriptional regulator produces MNLHALRLFYMVAKVGSVTVAAQQLKISQPAITAQIKKFEKENGVILFLPKGRGIYLSEIGEQLVKEADAIFKIEDRIETIIDNYKQGKNGTLKIAGNYLSTNFLIPMWVTKLKQNNKDINIEINTLNTESAINQLVSYEVDVAILGSGAKKYIDEINITKIMDDDLWFVASSKHKYANKKVSLTDIMLEPFIMREKGSYARSILESLCYTYGIELPKIALEFNGLHETLRASMSGYGVNFCSSIAAKEFIDMGRLSRIYIDNINLKNEIVICIRKDEEKTNLVKKFISVINA; encoded by the coding sequence ATGAATTTACATGCATTAAGATTATTTTATATGGTAGCTAAAGTAGGAAGTGTAACAGTTGCAGCACAGCAACTAAAAATTAGTCAGCCAGCAATTACAGCACAAATTAAAAAATTTGAAAAAGAAAATGGTGTTATATTATTTTTACCCAAAGGTAGGGGGATTTACTTAAGTGAAATAGGTGAGCAATTAGTAAAAGAAGCAGATGCAATTTTTAAAATAGAAGATAGAATAGAAACAATAATAGATAATTATAAACAAGGTAAAAATGGAACTTTGAAAATAGCGGGTAATTATCTCTCAACTAATTTTTTAATACCTATGTGGGTTACTAAATTAAAACAAAATAATAAAGACATTAATATTGAAATTAATACATTGAATACAGAAAGTGCTATTAATCAGCTTGTGTCATATGAGGTGGATGTTGCAATTTTAGGTAGTGGAGCAAAGAAATATATAGATGAAATTAACATTACTAAAATAATGGATGATGATTTATGGTTTGTAGCATCTTCAAAGCATAAATATGCAAATAAAAAAGTTAGTTTAACTGATATTATGTTAGAACCGTTTATAATGAGAGAAAAAGGAAGTTATGCAAGAAGTATTTTGGAATCACTTTGTTATACTTATGGTATTGAACTACCTAAAATAGCACTTGAATTTAATGGATTACATGAAACACTTAGGGCATCTATGTCTGGTTATGGTGTGAATTTTTGCTCATCAATAGCAGCGAAAGAATTTATTGATATGGGAAGATTATCTAGAATCTATATAGATAATATAAATCTTAAAAATGAGATTGTTATTTGTATAAGAAAAGATGAAGAAAAAACAAATTTAGTTAAGAAATTCATTTCAGTTATAAATGCTTAG
- a CDS encoding histidine phosphatase family protein — translation MIQTTIYLIRHGQTEWNLETRMQGHKDSPLTKLGIIQAQKLHDRLINEKFHLIYSSKSKRAYDTAKIIQGNQNIPFHICKELKEINMGEWEGMKQIDIINKYSKAWNNFWNNPIKYSPTGEGESYPNLKNRVIPALENIINSNQGKNIIIVTHRITLKVIMSYFKNQDMHEICNNPDIDPASLSKICICNGTYKILLHGDTSHYK, via the coding sequence ATGATACAAACTACTATATATTTGATTAGACATGGACAAACAGAGTGGAATTTAGAAACACGAATGCAAGGACATAAGGACTCACCTCTAACAAAGCTTGGCATAATTCAAGCCCAAAAATTACATGACAGACTTATAAATGAAAAATTTCATTTAATATACTCTAGTAAAAGCAAACGTGCTTATGATACAGCTAAAATTATACAAGGGAATCAAAACATTCCTTTTCATATATGCAAAGAATTAAAAGAAATTAACATGGGTGAATGGGAAGGCATGAAACAAATTGACATTATTAATAAATATTCTAAAGCTTGGAATAATTTTTGGAATAATCCTATAAAATATTCTCCAACTGGCGAAGGTGAATCTTATCCAAACTTAAAAAACAGAGTTATACCTGCACTTGAAAATATTATTAATTCAAATCAAGGTAAAAATATAATAATTGTAACACATAGAATTACTTTAAAAGTTATAATGTCATATTTTAAAAATCAAGACATGCATGAAATTTGTAATAACCCAGATATAGATCCAGCGAGTCTTTCTAAAATATGTATCTGCAATGGAACATATAAAATTCTATTACATGGAGATACATCTCATTACAAATAA
- a CDS encoding MFS transporter, which produces MNSNNLEQKQRENLIMILAGATFLIFYQAFMVAPIIPKLANIFGVSAENIGLIVPAYLIPYGMTTLIWGPLSDRFGRKAIILSSFICFILLTALTVTASSATSMLYIRILTGMGASGVVPISLALIGDLFPYTERGRALGWIFGAMAGGMAFGSTAGVILEPFITWRGLFLSVTILASIVLIILLPYRNFLNTKVQTGEHASIKNVISSYFSILNSGRSKQTYAYVLINAIFHSGVYTWLGLYFAKNYALSEFGIGLALIGYGLPGFLLGPVIGRLADRFGRNHLIPAGLAIAGLSTVALTINLPVYVATFFVTTLSLGYDMTQPLLAGIVTTLSPKRGAAMGLNVFTLFTGMGLGSLVFSYFLKFGINTAFIVFGTIALISAILAIYLFRLEVRPKSETNS; this is translated from the coding sequence ATGAATTCAAATAATTTAGAACAAAAACAAAGAGAAAATTTAATAATGATATTAGCTGGAGCAACTTTCTTAATCTTTTACCAAGCTTTTATGGTAGCACCTATTATACCTAAGTTAGCAAATATATTTGGGGTATCAGCTGAGAATATTGGTTTGATTGTTCCAGCATACTTAATTCCTTATGGAATGACTACACTTATCTGGGGACCATTATCAGACCGCTTCGGAAGAAAAGCCATTATACTTTCTTCCTTTATATGCTTCATATTACTTACAGCTTTAACTGTCACTGCTTCTTCTGCAACATCAATGCTATATATTCGTATATTAACAGGCATGGGAGCAAGTGGCGTAGTACCTATTTCTCTTGCTTTAATCGGTGATTTATTTCCATATACTGAACGAGGCAGGGCGCTTGGCTGGATTTTTGGAGCTATGGCAGGAGGAATGGCCTTTGGTTCTACTGCTGGAGTAATCCTTGAACCGTTCATTACATGGCGTGGTCTTTTCCTTAGTGTTACTATTTTAGCTTCTATAGTTTTAATTATATTATTACCATACAGGAATTTCTTAAATACAAAAGTACAAACTGGTGAACACGCTAGTATCAAAAATGTAATATCATCTTATTTTAGTATTCTTAATTCAGGAAGAAGTAAACAAACTTATGCTTATGTATTGATTAATGCAATATTCCATTCTGGTGTATATACTTGGCTTGGTTTATATTTTGCAAAAAACTATGCTTTAAGTGAATTTGGTATTGGACTTGCTTTGATAGGTTATGGATTACCTGGTTTTTTACTTGGGCCAGTAATTGGTAGACTAGCTGATCGCTTTGGAAGAAATCACTTAATTCCTGCTGGTCTTGCAATAGCTGGTTTATCAACTGTTGCACTTACAATTAATCTACCAGTTTATGTTGCTACATTCTTTGTAACTACTCTTTCTTTAGGATACGACATGACACAACCTCTTTTAGCTGGAATTGTAACAACTCTTAGTCCAAAACGTGGTGCAGCAATGGGATTAAATGTATTTACATTATTCACAGGTATGGGACTTGGAAGTTTGGTATTTAGTTATTTTCTTAAGTTCGGTATTAATACAGCATTTATAGTATTTGGAACGATTGCCCTGATTTCTGCAATACTAGCTATTTATTTATTCCGCTTAGAAGTCCGACCTAAATCAGAAACTAATAGTTAA
- a CDS encoding carbon-nitrogen hydrolase family protein, which produces MSKQYPKFKAAAVQAAPVYLDLDATVEKSCKLIDEAASNGAKLVAFPEAFIPGYPWFAFIGHPEYTRKFYHELYKNAVEIPSLAIQKISEAAKRNKTYVCISCSEKDGGSLYLAQLWFNPDGDLIGKHRKMRASVAERLIWGDGSGSLMPVFETEIGNLGGCMCWEHQVPLDLLAMNSQNEQVHVASWPGYFDDEISSRYYAISTQTFVLMTSSIYSEEMKDMICLTPEQREYFDTFKSGHTCIYGPDGEPISEMIPAETEGIAYAEIDVEKIIDFKYYIDPAGHYSNQSLSMNFNQNPTPVVRKFGESKNKVISYEEINLSVGSEE; this is translated from the coding sequence ATGTCAAAACAATACCCAAAATTCAAAGCAGCAGCAGTTCAAGCTGCACCAGTATATTTAGATTTAGATGCAACAGTTGAAAAGTCTTGCAAATTAATTGATGAAGCAGCATCAAATGGAGCAAAGTTAGTAGCATTTCCAGAAGCATTCATTCCAGGTTATCCTTGGTTTGCATTTATTGGACATCCAGAATATACAAGAAAATTTTATCATGAATTATATAAAAATGCAGTTGAAATTCCAAGCTTAGCAATTCAAAAAATAAGTGAAGCAGCAAAAAGGAACAAGACCTATGTATGTATTTCTTGTAGTGAAAAAGATGGTGGTTCATTATATTTAGCACAATTATGGTTTAACCCAGATGGAGATTTGATTGGAAAACATAGAAAGATGAGAGCATCTGTTGCTGAAAGATTAATATGGGGTGATGGAAGTGGAAGTCTAATGCCTGTGTTTGAAACAGAAATCGGTAATTTAGGTGGATGTATGTGTTGGGAACATCAAGTACCATTAGATCTTTTAGCTATGAATTCACAAAATGAACAAGTTCATGTAGCTTCATGGCCAGGATATTTTGATGATGAAATTTCAAGCAGATACTATGCAATTTCTACTCAAACTTTTGTATTAATGACTTCATCAATTTACTCAGAAGAAATGAAGGATATGATTTGCTTAACACCAGAGCAAAGAGAATATTTTGATACATTTAAAAGTGGACATACTTGTATCTATGGACCAGATGGAGAACCAATTAGTGAAATGATTCCAGCAGAAACAGAAGGAATAGCTTATGCAGAAATAGATGTAGAGAAGATAATTGATTTTAAATATTATATTGATCCAGCAGGTCACTATTCTAATCAAAGTTTAAGCATGAATTTTAATCAAAATCCTACACCAGTTGTTAGAAAGTTTGGAGAGAGTAAAAATAAAGTTATATCATATGAAGAAATTAATTTATCAGTAGGTAGTGAAGAATAA
- a CDS encoding LysR family transcriptional regulator: MNIKELINFLKVCKMKSISKASRELFISPQGLSKSIKKLEKELGVILFIRSSIGMSLTKQGEVLKKNAIRIIQDLEKLKYEMYNATKFNKEKIKLVSSYGVIRLLEPECILEFSKNNTNISLEYEEHPDMYIDEYVKENKADIGFAIEPIDDAAFNKTVIKTFDIKLLVHKDHPLSKKKVITYKDVDNVDMVIESKVFKVYHILDEHFKQAGVEPNIIFVTSGFSLCHKLCAENKCISITMDFISRDIKNNDIVAIPFEDKSLKWTICMITKKGHISSTIKTFEDYILSWINHI, from the coding sequence ATGAATATTAAAGAATTAATTAATTTCTTAAAGGTGTGTAAAATGAAGAGTATTTCTAAAGCATCAAGAGAACTTTTTATTTCACCACAAGGTTTGAGTAAATCAATAAAAAAATTAGAAAAAGAGCTAGGCGTAATACTATTTATACGCTCTTCAATTGGAATGTCTCTTACGAAACAGGGAGAAGTATTGAAGAAAAATGCTATAAGAATTATTCAAGATTTAGAAAAACTTAAATATGAAATGTATAATGCAACAAAATTTAATAAGGAAAAAATAAAATTAGTTTCATCTTATGGTGTAATAAGATTATTAGAGCCTGAATGCATTTTAGAATTTAGTAAAAACAATACTAATATATCATTAGAATATGAGGAACATCCTGATATGTATATTGATGAATATGTTAAAGAAAATAAAGCAGATATAGGATTTGCCATTGAGCCTATAGATGATGCAGCGTTTAATAAAACAGTTATTAAGACATTTGATATTAAGCTTTTAGTACATAAGGATCATCCTCTAAGTAAAAAAAAGGTCATTACTTATAAAGATGTTGATAATGTAGATATGGTTATTGAAAGTAAAGTATTTAAAGTATATCATATTTTAGATGAACATTTTAAACAAGCAGGAGTAGAACCTAATATTATTTTTGTGACAAGTGGTTTTAGTCTTTGTCATAAGTTATGTGCTGAAAATAAATGCATATCTATTACTATGGATTTTATAAGCAGAGATATTAAAAATAATGACATTGTGGCTATTCCTTTTGAAGATAAAAGTTTAAAATGGACAATTTGTATGATAACTAAAAAAGGGCATATATCAAGCACAATCAAAACATTTGAAGATTATATATTAAGTTGGATAAATCATATTTAA
- the dapA gene encoding 4-hydroxy-tetrahydrodipicolinate synthase, producing the protein MKKTIFTGAAVAIVTPFNENGINFEELKRLIDFNIDNDTDAIVIAGTTGESSTMSNEEHKEAIRFTVKYVNKRIPVIAGTGSNDTAYAVELSKYAENVGVDGILVVTPYYNKATQGGLVKHFTYIADRVNVPMILYNVPSRTGVNILPETYVELAKHPRIVATKESSGDLSQVAKIKALCGDNLDIYSGNDDQIVPVLSLGGKGVISVLSNVMPKEAHEICSLYFEGMIEESTKMQTDYLKLINNLFIEVNPIPVKTALGLMGYNIGDLRMPLFAMEGENLETLKECLKEYKLI; encoded by the coding sequence ATGAAGAAAACAATATTTACTGGTGCAGCAGTTGCTATAGTTACACCTTTTAATGAGAATGGAATTAATTTTGAAGAATTAAAAAGACTGATAGATTTCAATATAGATAATGATACAGATGCAATTGTAATTGCTGGAACTACAGGTGAATCATCAACTATGTCAAATGAAGAGCACAAAGAAGCAATTAGATTTACAGTAAAATATGTGAATAAGAGAATTCCTGTAATAGCAGGCACAGGTTCAAATGATACAGCGTATGCTGTTGAACTTTCAAAATATGCTGAAAATGTTGGAGTAGATGGAATATTGGTTGTGACACCTTACTATAATAAAGCAACTCAAGGTGGTTTAGTTAAACATTTTACATATATAGCAGACAGAGTTAATGTACCAATGATTTTATATAATGTTCCATCAAGAACTGGGGTTAATATTCTTCCAGAAACATATGTAGAATTAGCTAAGCATCCAAGAATAGTTGCAACAAAAGAATCTAGCGGCGATTTATCTCAAGTAGCTAAAATCAAAGCTTTATGCGGAGATAATCTTGATATTTATTCTGGAAATGATGATCAAATAGTTCCCGTATTATCATTAGGGGGTAAAGGAGTTATTTCTGTATTATCAAATGTTATGCCTAAGGAAGCACACGAAATTTGTAGCCTTTACTTTGAAGGAATGATAGAAGAGAGTACAAAAATGCAGACGGATTATTTAAAACTTATAAATAATTTATTTATTGAAGTTAATCCTATACCAGTAAAGACTGCTTTAGGACTTATGGGATACAATATTGGAGATTTAAGAATGCCTCTATTTGCGATGGAAGGTGAAAATTTAGAAACATTGAAAGAGTGTTTAAAAGAATATAAATTAATTTAG